The proteins below are encoded in one region of Levilactobacillus namurensis:
- a CDS encoding CPBP family intramembrane glutamic endopeptidase — MQNEKRPANARNWLWVILLVILANLVQLPLVQLSHGTTGHRLVWAVIYLGGFGIAVGLAAWRYRKLWRTYHYRRLTRQDWKLMVGAYLAMLVAEEGLNYLNMALAHQTTTANNRAIATLMGQSPWVMVLMATTAICASPFLEEFTFRGILMDGCLSGMGRWLPILGSAIAFSLVHLSTTWVSGLLYAVMGGTFAYVYQRTGKIQATIVLHGFNNLLAMGLLVLTL, encoded by the coding sequence ATGCAAAACGAAAAGCGTCCCGCCAATGCGCGGAACTGGTTATGGGTGATTTTGTTGGTTATCTTAGCGAACTTAGTGCAATTGCCCTTGGTACAACTCAGTCACGGCACCACAGGTCATCGGTTGGTCTGGGCGGTCATCTACCTGGGGGGCTTCGGCATCGCCGTTGGGTTAGCCGCTTGGCGGTACCGCAAGCTCTGGCGGACCTACCATTACCGGCGGTTGACCCGCCAGGATTGGAAGCTAATGGTCGGGGCTTACTTGGCGATGCTGGTGGCCGAAGAAGGCTTGAACTACTTAAACATGGCCTTAGCGCACCAGACCACCACGGCGAATAACCGCGCCATCGCAACCTTGATGGGGCAGAGCCCCTGGGTCATGGTCCTGATGGCCACCACGGCGATCTGTGCGTCACCGTTTCTAGAAGAGTTCACCTTCCGGGGCATTTTGATGGATGGGTGCCTGAGTGGCATGGGGCGTTGGTTGCCAATCCTGGGCAGCGCGATTGCCTTTTCACTGGTCCACTTGAGTACCACGTGGGTCAGCGGGCTCCTGTACGCAGTTATGGGGGGCACGTTCGCCTACGTCTACCAACGGACGGGTAAGATTCAGGCAACCATCGTCCTGCAC